A stretch of DNA from Augochlora pura isolate Apur16 chromosome 8, APUR_v2.2.1, whole genome shotgun sequence:
ATACAGTACCTTAGCTGTTGGTTCCTTCTCTTTTTGCACCCTTCTAGCAGATGTGAGTTGTTGAAGATGAACGGCGGCGTGTTTGATGAACTGAACGTATCTGGCTTCCACGAAAGAGTCGATCAATTCCTGACGAAGGCAAGCCAACCTATGCTTATGTTCAATTGGGAAACCCAATGCTCTAGCTTCTTTGCTCAGCTCCACAGATTCcactgtaataaaatatgacagAGATAACAGTAGAAAATAGTggtgtaaatatatattataagtcTCTGTATTGACCtacatttcaaaaaattaacatCAGGAGGGAACGTTCTCAATAAATCCAGTACGTAATGTCGAGAATCGTTTCCGATAATACCCTTGCATTCTACACTACTGCAGAGTTCGACTTCTTCTCCAGCGTCATTAATAACTTTATGGGGAAGAATTTTCAACTGATGACCAGCTTTGTTTAACTGGAAAATACGATGCATAGAATAAGAGAAGTATTAATATACCACGCATAAAGAGAAATTTAGTTGAGTGTCTTACCAACTCGAGGTACTTGGAATGAGTGAGAACCGTTTTTCCAAAATCTATAGAACCATAAACTACCGACTGCTCTTGTTCGCGTTCCAAAATTCCTGGGATGATAGATTGTGCGGTGACACGATAGCCTCTGTGCAACGAAATAGTGACGATTATCACCATGAAAATCAAAAAGATGAAAAACCtatagagaaataatttatgttgaCAAACCTGTAGTCGATCACAACCGTGCCGAGTGTGTAAAGACCGGGCAAATCAACTGTTGCGTACACCCTGACACCTTGTAAGTCATTGCGAGGTGCGACAAAAGCGGCAGCATCACCGCCCAGCTCTTTGTAATGATCTCTTACGTCGAAGCCAAGAgagaagaatatattattccatATGAACATCTGCATTTTCGCTTCCTCTCCAGGATTTATGGCCATCACGTTGCCGTCTATTACAGCTACCGCGCCGCGAGTCGCAGCGGCAACGAAATCACTGTGAACCTAAATCATTAGTCAATTACGGATTTCTGAATGTGTCTACGATAAAGCATGctcgaaaagaatttttgcaattcCATAGAAAGCGTTAAACTTTACACTTCTTCTGTATCACGAATATATCTTTCGGTTTAGAATACTACAGAAAGGAGGATgcataacattaaaaattagaatatggTATCATAGAGACTtgaagctttaatttaaacaaaaccaTGATTTTATGATAGCTTTCAACGAAGTAGCAGTTGTTCAAAAAGTGACTATTTTTTGGGAAAAGATGATCAATGCTTTAATGATCTTATggaatgtatataaatatgaagatTATCATACTTTGAAAATAGCACGTTCTCGAAGCAGTCTTTCGGGTAAGTTTTTGCGAGGTAACTCTCTTGTTGTCTGCAACTCTTCGTTCCAGTCTCTAGTTTGTCCGGGGATATGTTCTTCGTAGCCCAACTTGGAAGAGAAAGCTAgagaaggaaaatattttgaaaaatcaaaatatcaCGTGATTTGTTAATTGCTACTAAAGAATCCCGTAAGGCCTTTATTATCGATATCATTGATATAGTATAGTTAAAACGAAACGTACTGTCCTCAGCACGTATTGCATCGATCGTATGTTCAATTTGAGGCGCGCTCCATGCGTACAGCTGATAAGGCGTGGCAACCCTTTCAAACGGATGCCTTTGCGTTCTCCTTCTTTGCATGGAAGCAAAACCCCGTTTAAAGGCCGGACTAAGTTGGTTCAGTAGCTCAATTAAGCTGTGACACAGATGACTTGGGGTCGCTGGTTTTGgattaaacatttcttttgtGGACTGATTAACAAAGAATCCCCTTGCACAGGCAGTCAGATAATACTGCTTGTCTTCTAGCGTTACCACatgtaaatataacaaatcaCCGTGAAGCTTTCTGTGGCCCGGTGGTGGATTCCACCCGGACGTTGTTAGAACCTGAaagatattattgaattagtTGTACCGAATATCAACAATCTGTCAAATAGATATACATTTCGTGGATACTCGTGCATACTTTTAAACAGGGAGGACACTTTTGTTCTTTGGCTTGCGGTTGAAGGGGTAACAAAGGCCTATCTTTACAACCAGGTATAATGTAATCTGGTGGAGTACAGTCAACGGAGTCTGCCCTGCTCTTTTTCTTCTCAAGGATGTCACCGTTAGTAACAACGTTCAGGAACGATAAGCTGCTACATTCGACGCCGTTATATGCGTCTGCAGGGTCTACGGACTTCAATAAGTCTCGAACATGTCGGACATGTATGCGGGCTTCTCGCATCGTGTACGGCTCCTCCACTACTTTAATTATCGAACcttcttttaacccttcgatGTTCTTCAACTCGGCAAAATTGTCCAACGTATTGCCGTCCAGTTGAAGAGAGAAGCAGGTACGATGGCAGGTATCCTCTCTGTCCATGAGTAACTGATGAATTTCCTGAAGGattaacaaacaatttatttctgtactGACGTATAGCAATTCAAATGAAGTCACTTAAACAACTATTACCTGAACCAGTTCCATACTAGAGACTTGAATGTCGAATGGTTCTGCACCTGGGCTAACAATTTTAACGGTGAATCCCATGTCTTGAATGAAAACAACTTCTTGCTCGTTCCCAGCATCTTTCTCTTTGTCACCATCTGCTACTTTCTCACTTTTCTCATTCTTCTTGTCCTTTTCACtttcattctctttctctttttccttctccttttctttctcatttCCTTCTTCTTTCGTGGCTTCGACTTCACCTTTCTCAACCACAGTTTTCGTGGTCATGCTTGTGCTTCCAGGCTCTTCTATGTTCTGCTTCAAATctacaaataatttgtaaatcaaCACTTTAGTTCTTGAGTCATTTCTGGCaggataaaaatcattatactAACATGTGTTATATTAATGGAAGAAAAGTCTATTAGTAATGCCTCTTAAATTACaccattttaataacattaaatgaattaagaaattcgatttagagaatgtttcgtaaaaatatgtatcatttcaattttcgtctcttgttatatgtataacatttattgaaatgaatcACGACAAagtagatgaatattttgcgaTAGATGAGTTTTAATCATCTTTCCTAGGACTCGTCTACCGTGACAGGGGATATAAATAAGTGATGTTGCAAGATATGCTCCTGGAAACGAGGGTGCATTTTCGAGTAGATACGGTGGTGGGCATTCGTGGGGCTACCACTTGCATTCACCAATGCACTTATAAATAAACGGCAATGTAAATAGTCCGTACTCAAATGCCgtactatttttatcgataccATGTTTGCGATATACATCCATTTCAGGTGTACGCAGGATCTTGTGgacaacattattaattacgatCGAGCGGACGGTCCGTTATCATTACTCATTCATGAATCTCCGTCACTACAATCGAAAGAGtttccaaaattattgttggactatataataacattttgatttctttatgTCCTGCATTTTTTATGTTGCAATACATCCATTGGCATAGgatgattttcaatttacgaCAATAACGTTAGATCTTTTTTACGATGTACCTAATGTAggatttgtaaatattagaatcaagaaatcatattttttggCCACCAGGTAGCGAATATGAACAAAGTTAGATGGATAAAGtacattacatatataaattaaaacaatacaaattgtttcgaaggataacttcatttattatcacttttcattcaattagATTTTCGTACATTTTGGTACAATATAATCAATTGTTTGTTATTCGGTATTTCGCTTGTTCGAATACTTATACGATATCTTAACCGGCTAGctacttttttataatattgttaaaatgtatatatgtaaattatgtaaaatgaaaatttgcatattacgtaaaatcaatatagaCATTATATCGATAGGACATCAAGTATTTAACAGAGAATAGTAACTAATAGAGATATGTACATGGATTCTGGTTTCAAGTGAAATATGAAAGGTTGTTCCCTTATATTTAAACCTTGGCACTGATATACGTATACCTTATCGGGTTCAATTTTTTCGTTaggcaaagaaaaaaattcttatcgTAGAAAATGAGAATCTTCGGTTGCGTCGGTATGGTGCATATTCATGTTTAATGCTCCGTATATGTTTATCTCCTGAACCTTACTTTATCGTATCGTTATCGCATAACCGTTTCACTATTTCATTTCGGATCTGTTCtctattttcaatgtttttcttATCGAGGTACGAGAGATAAGAAACGGAGCCGCGAAAGGAATTCGCCGGTAAGAtcgctttataaaaatgaaatcgataagaatatttttggtTCATATATATAAGTTAACACTAATAAGAATCGAATTATAAACTAGCAGCTATTAACAACTTCAACCAAACATCATATTTTCATCACGCGGTGGTACATGGATAGTTTCCATAGTCACAGAGAACAGACGCGCTATTCCGTGCGCTTCGTGCATTCCAACAGTGGTCTTACCGCCGTTCATTGCCGCAACCCTGAAGTCCTAACCGCTAGTTAGCTTTATTAGCACATTAGTTGCGCGAAAGTAATTTCAGACAACTTcgagatttctaataattcttttactcTTACTGTAGAAGCTAGAGATGGATTTTGGGTTATTGCACCTACATGTATCATTGTAGACACTTTTCCTATCGTAGACAATACCCGTATTGCAGAAGACTTGGCTTAGATCAGGGGATATCAACTTATTGTTGTTTAGCAGATTACAAGTACTGTTCACTATAACTAGACCTGGCTCCAATCAACTCTACACCTCCTTGTAGTATGTTAATTTTTGCCTAGTTCTATGCTATACACGTTACGCTTCTCCAGAGTATAGGATTGATGTATCAGCACACAACTCAGGACCTCTGCCCTTGACAATGAATATTAGTCTAACATATAGATGTATCTTTACCCTGCACAGTAAACCTGATGTGAGAGACTAACTTTCCACCGATGACTAGGCACAGTGACTTTGGGCGACAAGATTTTCTCACTTTTGAACTTTGAGACAAATATCATCGCCTTAAGCAATTCTGGCTGCTATGCATCCATTTCTAGCCCTTCTCAGACTTTAACATCAAGCTCAGGCACAGTATAACCATCACCTTGCACTTTTAGTCAGCAATATACATATGTGCTAGGACCTTCAACTAGCCCTGTAGAGAAGTTGGAAGTGTAGTTAACATCTTAGCTGTTGATGGAGACTAACTCCATGAAGTGCAGCATCCAGCTAGTCTTGATCCAGGATCACTGAACACCGACAGTAGCGTTCGTATTGTATTGACTACGGTTCTTTTGATTATTCCGGTCGATCACATTCGTgggacaataaataaatcttgtcCAAGTGACAaatgcgaaaatatttttatttttagcgtCCCTCTAATCACAATAAATCTATAAAGTACGAAGTACTTGACgtactttattttcatttttatattcacttTTACATCTCGGTTTCATTCGGTGATCAACATAACCTATTGAAACGATGTCACAAtgatgaaatattgtaaagaaCATATTCGATGTAACTAACGACAGAGAAGAATGGTCCTATCAATTGtcctttatttaaaaacaattttgtaggTATTGTCATGGTTGGGTTGTAGAAAAGTATAGTTCTTTTACGAGTTAAATAAGGTTACGTACATCAAGAGTAGCGCAATCTCGCAGATAAAGCgcgaaataatacaatacatttgAATACATGTCGCGAAAGTTTGAAGTTTGAATCGAGAAACAAATATCGAA
This window harbors:
- the Clu gene encoding clustered mitochondria protein homolog isoform X2, whose product is MTLGAQIEASAENGSTKISLLNGDEDQTATDLKQNIEEPGSTSMTTKTVVEKGEVEATKEEGNEKEKEKEKEKENESEKDKKNEKSEKVADGDKEKDAGNEQEVVFIQDMGFTVKIVSPGAEPFDIQVSSMELVQEIHQLLMDREDTCHRTCFSLQLDGNTLDNFAELKNIEGLKEGSIIKVVEEPYTMREARIHVRHVRDLLKSVDPADAYNGVECSSLSFLNVVTNGDILEKKKSRADSVDCTPPDYIIPGCKDRPLLPLQPQAKEQKCPPCLKVLTTSGWNPPPGHRKLHGDLLYLHVVTLEDKQYYLTACARGFFVNQSTKEMFNPKPATPSHLCHSLIELLNQLSPAFKRGFASMQRRRTQRHPFERVATPYQLYAWSAPQIEHTIDAIRAEDTFSSKLGYEEHIPGQTRDWNEELQTTRELPRKNLPERLLRERAIFKVHSDFVAAATRGAVAVIDGNVMAINPGEEAKMQMFIWNNIFFSLGFDVRDHYKELGGDAAAFVAPRNDLQGVRVYATVDLPGLYTLGTVVIDYRGYRVTAQSIIPGILEREQEQSVVYGSIDFGKTVLTHSKYLELLNKAGHQLKILPHKVINDAGEEVELCSSVECKGIIGNDSRHYVLDLLRTFPPDVNFLKLESVELSKEARALGFPIEHKHRLACLRQELIDSFVEARYVQFIKHAAVHLQQLTSARRVQKEKEPTAKEDKKEELNAIAVDSNKEDSTQSLIEVDEAKKILESVTVSISGGEKQELEESTKEIVRRAAAAVGSLREAEFDVRFNPDVFSPGVKHPDSNGPDLKKQKQLVQDAADFLLTVQIPTFIRECLDHTAAAMDGNTLVEALHGRGINVRYLGKLAAMLAAVPQLQYLNRIAVSELLLRSAKHIFTFYMQGTELMSLSASISHFLNCLLSSAQIIHPQQNLEELQSKTAKRRNKRKGRNNGPQQSEVEWASLTPKSLWQQIKADLKSYYDWETPCPESLDTTIDHFHLQKISLLRGFCIKTGIQILLREYNFENKNRATFFEEDILNIFPVVKHINPRASDAYNFYTTGQSKIQQGYLKDGYELISEALNLLNNVYGAMHPEIAQCLRMLARLNYIMGDHGEALATQQKAVLMSERVNGIDHPYTITEYIVSITLIVSITISII